The sequence GGCCGACGCCGATTTCTGGGAGCTGTTCCGCACGCACGGCGGCACGAATTTCGCGGGCGTGCCCTACACCTTCGACCTGCTGGACCGTGTCGGGTTCGACGCACTGGATCTGCCCGGCCTGCGATATGTGACGCAGGCCGGTGGCCGCCTCGCGCCGGACCGCGTGCGGAAGTACGCCGAATTGGGTCGGCGCCGCGGCTGGGAGTTCTTCGTCATGTACGGGCAGACGGAGGCGACTGCCCGGATGGCGTATCTGCCGCCGGAGCTCGCCACGACCCACCCGCACACCATCGGCCGGGCGATCCCCGGCGGATCCTTTCGGATCGAGGCCGTCACCGACGCCCCCGAAGACATCGGCGAGCTGGTCTATTCGGGCCCCAACGTAATGCTCGGCTATGCAGAGGGTCCCGAGGACCTACGTCTCGGCGACGTACTCGGTGGCGAACTGCGCACGGGTGACCTCGCCCGCTGTCGCCGCGACGGGTTGTACGAGGTGGTCGGGCGGCGCAGCCGCTTCGCCAAGGTCTACGGGCTGCGGATCGATCTTGCGCTGGTCGAGTCGACACTGGCCGAGCACGGCCACCGCTCGTGCTGTGTCGGCGGGGCGGAAGAACTGATCGCGGCCGTCGAATCCGGTGGTGACCTGGAGGGCGCGAGGCAGGTCGCTGCGCGGGCCGCCGGGTTGCCGGTCGGAGCGGTCCGTGTGTGCGCCGTCGACGAACTGCCGCGAACCGCCACGGGCAAGCCCGACTATTCGGCGGTGACCGCGCTGGCGCGGCGGCCGGAGCCGACCCAGCGTGCCTGCCCGGATGGACGCGCCGATGCGGACGCACTGCGCGCGCTGTATACCGAAGTCCTCGGCTGCCCGAACGTGACGGATGACAGCTCGTTCGTCAGCTTGGGTGGAGACTCGCTCTCCTACGTTCGCATGTCGTTGCGGCTCGAGCAGTTGCTCGGCTACCTCCCCGAGAACTGGCACACCACACGGATCCGCGACTTCACACCGCGCCGCGGACGCCGACGACCCTCAGTGGAGACCAATGTTCTGCTCCGCGCGGTCGCGATCGTTCTTATCGCCGGCTCGCACATTCATCTGTTCACGCTTCTCGGTGGGGCGCACGTGCTCCTCGGCGTTGCCGGTTACAACTTCGCCCGGTTCCACCTGAGTTCGGCGGGGCGGAACGAGCGGCTACGCCATACTCTCGTGAGCGTCGGCCGGATCGCCGTTCCGAGCATGGTGTGGCTCGGGTGTGTCATAGCCCTGACCGGGGAATACCGCATCACCAGCGCATTCTTGCTCAATGGAATTCTCGGTCCGCCCGGCTGGACGATCGAGTGGCGATACTGGTTCGTCGAGGCGATCGTATACATCCTCCTCGCCGTCGTCGTGCTGCTCTGTATTCCGGTGGTGGACCGCACCGAGCGCACCTATCCGTTCCTCTTCCCGATGGGACTCGTCGCGGTCGGCCTGCTCACCCGGTACGGAGTAATCGACATCGACGACACCCGCAACCGCATCCTCACCGCTTCGGTCGTTTTCTGGTTCTTCGCGCTGGGCTGGGCTGCCGCCAAGGCGACGACCATGTGGCACCGCATCTGCGTGACCGCGGCGATCGTGGCAACGGTGCCCGGATTCTTCTTCGGCGACACCAGGCGCGAGATCATCGTCATCGGCGGGCTGTGCCTGCTGGTGTGGCTACGGTCTGTGCGCTGCCCGACAGTGCTGAGCCGAGTGGCCGGGATCCTGGCGAGCGCCTCCCTCTACATCTACGTGACGCATTTCCAGGTGTACCTCCCGCTTCGCGACGACCACCCCTGGCCGGCGCTGGTGCTCTCGTTGCTCGTCGGCGTCCTGTACTGGCAGGTGGTCACCTTCGTGCTTCAGCGGGACCGCCGCGCCGCCCTCTGGTCGGCAGGACGTCGGCTACTGCGATGGGAGAGACCACCTATTCCGACGATGTCGACGCCGAACACGGCTCGATAGAAGGCTCGGCCATTCACTGCTGGTAAGCCACTCCCGTACCGAGAACCCGTATTCCGACGCGCTCGCCAGGCGTGAGTGCGGTGGCACCGAAGCGGCGCACCGTGACCCGTTCGGAGACGACCCCGTCCGCGGTGTCGAGGCGGATACCGAGCAGCATCTCCGAGCCCAGATACTCCACATCGACGACCGACCCGGCCACGCCGGCACCGTCCGCGGTCACTTCGATCTGCTCCGGCCGCAACATGACGCGAGCCTCGCCCTGTACACCGTTCGCGATCACGGCCACGTCACCCAGCGCGCAACGGGCTCGCTCGCCCTCGACGTGCGCGGACAGGACGACGGCGTCACCGATGAACTCGGCGGTGGGAACATCGATCGGCGCGGAATAGATTTCCCGGGGAGTGCCCACCTGCGCGAGCCGGCCGTCGCTCATCACCGCCACCCGGTCGGCGAACGAGAGCGCCTCGGGCTGGTCGTGGGTGACGAGGATGGTGGTGATGCCGGCCTTGGCGAGCACATCGGCGACGATCCTCCGGGTATTTGCGCGCAGGCCGGCATCGAGCGCGGAGAACGGCTCGTCGAGCAGCATGAGTTCCGGTTCGCGTGCCAATGCCCGCGCGAGCGCCACCCGTTGCTGTTGTCCGCCGGACAGCTGGTCGGGGCGCCGGGATGCGTACGAGTAGTCCAGCGACACCATCTCGAGCAATTCGGTGATTCTGGCTCGGGTGCGGGCGCGCCGGGGCAACCCGAACCCGACATTGACCGCCACCGTGGCGTGCGGGAACAGTGCGCCGTCCTGGGCCACGTACCCGACCGACCGTCTATGCGCGGGAATCCACTCGGCGCCCGCAACAACCCGGCCACCCAGGGTGATGGTGCCGGCGTCGGGTCTTTCGAACCCCGCGACGAGGCGGAGCAACGTGGTCTTACCGCAGCCGGACGGACCTACGATTGCCGTCGTTGATCCTGCCTCCACCGAAAAGGCGATGTGCCGGAGGACGTTCGTGGAGCCGAACGACTTGTCGAGTCCGTTTACCTCGAGCGCGTATGTCATAGCCCGGCAACCTTTTTCGACTGAGCGAAGAGCACATACGTCACGGGCAGCGACAGAACGATCATGAGCAGCGCGTACGGTGCTGCGCCCGCATAGTCGATCTCGCTGCTCAGCGACCAGAACTGCATGGACAGGGTGCGAGTTCCGGTGGGCGCGAGCAGGAGAGTGGCAGTCAGCTCGTTCACCACACCCAGAAACACCAGTGCCCCGCCCGCCGCGGTTGCCGGCGCAGCCAGCCGCAACGTCACGCGCAGGAATGTCCCCAACGGTGAGACGCCCAAAGACCGTGATGCCTCCTCGAGCCCGACCGGGGCCTGGGCGAGGCCCGCCCGCACATTGACCAGGGCGCGCGGCAGGAACAACAGCGTGTACGCCGCGATCACGACTGCCACGGTTTGGTACAGGGGACGGAAATAGTGGATCGCGATCGTGATGAACGCCAGCGCCACCACGATGCCCGGCAGGGAACTGGAAATGTACGCGCTGCCCTCGAGGAACCTGCTGAACCCTCCGCGGTAGCGAATCGAGATCCAGGCGATGGGAAAGGCCAGCACGCACGTGACGACGGCGCCGGTTACCCCGAATGCGAGCGTCTGCGCCAGCGCCGACACAATGGCGTCCAGCTCCCATACGGCGGCACCGCCGACGACGAGCCAGCGCACGACACTGATGACGGGCACCCCCAGAGACAGCGCGATCACCATCCCGAGGAATAACAGGGCAAAGGGCTCGTAGCGGAAGCCGAGGTCGGCGGGCACCATTGCACGCGGCGCACCCGCTCCCACCCGGGCATATCGGGCGCTGCCCCGGACGACAGCTTCGATCACCAGCAACGTGAGGCAGAGCAACACGAGAACCCCCGCCAGCATCGTCGCCGCGGCGCCGTTGAAGGTCGATTGGTACTGCTCGAAGATGGCCGTCGTGAAGGTGTCGAACCGGATGAAGACGAAAGCGCCGTACTCGGCGAGCAGGTGCAGGGACACCAAGAGCGCTCCGCCCGCGATGGCCAGTCGCAGCTGCGGCACCACCACTCGGAAGAACACCGCCCACGGTCCGAGCCCGAGTGCACGCGCGGACTCCTCGACGGCAGGGTCCAGCCTGCGGAGGATCGCCGCAGTAGGGATGTAGACCAACGGAAAATAGGACAGGGTGGCGATGAGAACGCCGCCGGGTAGCCCGCCGAGCGACGGAATTGCCGTCACCCAGGAGTAACTGTTGACGAAAGCCGGAACTGCCAGCGGTGCCGCCAGGAGCACTGCCCACACCTTCGCCCCCGACACCCGCGTGCGCTCGACGAGCCACGCTGCGAGGACGCCGACGGCGATGCAGATCGGCACCGTCGCCACCACCAGAAGCACGGTGTTACCGAGCAATTCGCGTACCCGCGGTCGAAACAGCAGTGCCGACGCGGTCGCCCAGCCGGTGTCGATGCTCTGCGCGATCACGTAACCGAGCGGGACGAGCGACACGGCGACGACGACGAGCGCAGCGAGGGCGAGGGGGATCGAGGGCCGGCCGGAACGGGCAGTCGGACGCCGCCTCGTGTCCGGGTCTCCCGCCTGCGCTCGGCCGATCGGTGCAAGGTTCAGAGCAGACCGGCTTCCGTCATCAGTTCGGTGACCTTCGGGCTGTTGAGCTTCGCGGGGTCGACCGCCGGGGCCTGCAGGTCTGCCAGCGGAACCAGCTCGGGGTTGGCGGGCACGTCACTGGCCACCGTGTACTCGAACGATGTTCCGGTCTGCAATACTTCCTGCCCCGACTTACCCGTGACGAACTTCAAGAACTGCTGCGCAGCATCCTGATTCGGACTGGACTTCAGAACTCCACCGCCCGAGACGCTGACGAATGCACCCGGATCCTGATTCCTGAAGTAGTGCAGAGCGACGTTGTTGCTGTTCTCCCCGGTCTTGGCCTGGTCGCCGAACCAGTAGTAGTGGTAGATCACTCCGCCCGGGATTTCTCCGGCATTGACGGCTTTCATCACCGTGTTGTTGCCCTTGTAGGTGCGGACGTTCTCCTTCATCGCGGCGAGCCACTGACGGGTGGCATCCTCGCCCCTCAGTTCGAGTAGCGCACTGACGATGGCCTGGAAGTCGGCCCCCGACGGCGACGCCGCCCAGCGGTCTTTCCACGCGGGGTCCTGCAGGTCGAGCAGCGACTTCGGGAGCTGGTCCTGAGGCAGTTGGTCCTTGTTGTACGCGAAGACCGTGGACCGCGCGGCGATACCGGTCCAGGCACCGCTCGACGGCCGGTACTGGCTCGGCACCTGATCGAGGACGTCCTGGTTCACGCCGGCGAACAGGCCGGCGTTCTCCACGAGGGTCATTGCCGGTGAGTTCTCGGTGAGGAACACGTCGGCCGGCGATTGATCCCCCTCCGCGACCAGCTGGTTGCCGAGTTCGGTATCGCTCCCGTTGCGGAGTTCCACCTCGATGCCGGTCTCGGCAGTGAACGCGTCAGCCCATTCCTGAGTCAGCGACTCGTGCTGCGCGTTGTAGACAGTGAGCGTGTCGGCGTCGGACGAGGACTCCGAGCCGGAATCAGAGCACGCTGACACTGCCATCATCGCGGCGGTGGCGAACGCGATCC comes from Rhodococcus oxybenzonivorans and encodes:
- a CDS encoding iron ABC transporter substrate-binding protein, which codes for MRKQIRLMAGIAFATAAMMAVSACSDSGSESSSDADTLTVYNAQHESLTQEWADAFTAETGIEVELRNGSDTELGNQLVAEGDQSPADVFLTENSPAMTLVENAGLFAGVNQDVLDQVPSQYRPSSGAWTGIAARSTVFAYNKDQLPQDQLPKSLLDLQDPAWKDRWAASPSGADFQAIVSALLELRGEDATRQWLAAMKENVRTYKGNNTVMKAVNAGEIPGGVIYHYYWFGDQAKTGENSNNVALHYFRNQDPGAFVSVSGGGVLKSSPNQDAAQQFLKFVTGKSGQEVLQTGTSFEYTVASDVPANPELVPLADLQAPAVDPAKLNSPKVTELMTEAGLL
- a CDS encoding ABC transporter permease, translating into MPLALAALVVVAVSLVPLGYVIAQSIDTGWATASALLFRPRVRELLGNTVLLVVATVPICIAVGVLAAWLVERTRVSGAKVWAVLLAAPLAVPAFVNSYSWVTAIPSLGGLPGGVLIATLSYFPLVYIPTAAILRRLDPAVEESARALGLGPWAVFFRVVVPQLRLAIAGGALLVSLHLLAEYGAFVFIRFDTFTTAIFEQYQSTFNGAAATMLAGVLVLLCLTLLVIEAVVRGSARYARVGAGAPRAMVPADLGFRYEPFALLFLGMVIALSLGVPVISVVRWLVVGGAAVWELDAIVSALAQTLAFGVTGAVVTCVLAFPIAWISIRYRGGFSRFLEGSAYISSSLPGIVVALAFITIAIHYFRPLYQTVAVVIAAYTLLFLPRALVNVRAGLAQAPVGLEEASRSLGVSPLGTFLRVTLRLAAPATAAGGALVFLGVVNELTATLLLAPTGTRTLSMQFWSLSSEIDYAGAAPYALLMIVLSLPVTYVLFAQSKKVAGL
- a CDS encoding AMP-binding protein — its product is MERPGVLFARRLDEYGDAPALITPDGTVTYGELAARVEARARQLGGIRRLVLICGANDVETIATYLAALAAGHPVLLAPGDKAAGVDALIAAYRPDVVVRRDCSGRMAVEEVHAGSAHVLHPDLALLLSTSGSTGSPKLVRLSHSNVQSNAESIAEYLDIRSGDRAVTTLPMHYCYGLSVIHSHLLRGAALVLTSLSVADADFWELFRTHGGTNFAGVPYTFDLLDRVGFDALDLPGLRYVTQAGGRLAPDRVRKYAELGRRRGWEFFVMYGQTEATARMAYLPPELATTHPHTIGRAIPGGSFRIEAVTDAPEDIGELVYSGPNVMLGYAEGPEDLRLGDVLGGELRTGDLARCRRDGLYEVVGRRSRFAKVYGLRIDLALVESTLAEHGHRSCCVGGAEELIAAVESGGDLEGARQVAARAAGLPVGAVRVCAVDELPRTATGKPDYSAVTALARRPEPTQRACPDGRADADALRALYTEVLGCPNVTDDSSFVSLGGDSLSYVRMSLRLEQLLGYLPENWHTTRIRDFTPRRGRRRPSVETNVLLRAVAIVLIAGSHIHLFTLLGGAHVLLGVAGYNFARFHLSSAGRNERLRHTLVSVGRIAVPSMVWLGCVIALTGEYRITSAFLLNGILGPPGWTIEWRYWFVEAIVYILLAVVVLLCIPVVDRTERTYPFLFPMGLVAVGLLTRYGVIDIDDTRNRILTASVVFWFFALGWAAAKATTMWHRICVTAAIVATVPGFFFGDTRREIIVIGGLCLLVWLRSVRCPTVLSRVAGILASASLYIYVTHFQVYLPLRDDHPWPALVLSLLVGVLYWQVVTFVLQRDRRAALWSAGRRLLRWERPPIPTMSTPNTAR
- a CDS encoding ABC transporter ATP-binding protein, encoding MTYALEVNGLDKSFGSTNVLRHIAFSVEAGSTTAIVGPSGCGKTTLLRLVAGFERPDAGTITLGGRVVAGAEWIPAHRRSVGYVAQDGALFPHATVAVNVGFGLPRRARTRARITELLEMVSLDYSYASRRPDQLSGGQQQRVALARALAREPELMLLDEPFSALDAGLRANTRRIVADVLAKAGITTILVTHDQPEALSFADRVAVMSDGRLAQVGTPREIYSAPIDVPTAEFIGDAVVLSAHVEGERARCALGDVAVIANGVQGEARVMLRPEQIEVTADGAGVAGSVVDVEYLGSEMLLGIRLDTADGVVSERVTVRRFGATALTPGERVGIRVLGTGVAYQQ